The Ignatzschineria rhizosphaerae genome contains a region encoding:
- a CDS encoding GPO family capsid scaffolding protein, with protein sequence MSEAIRHGLKKTGWFRVAVSGETVDGRVITAQEIIEMAETYDPEVYGARINLDHIRGWYIDSEFKMYGDVFSVKSEEITLFGEKRQALYVQLGVSQDLVAINKKGQKIYSSIEMNRNFAGKGKAYLVGLACTDNPASLGTDVLQFSALFVLKH encoded by the coding sequence ATGAGTGAAGCAATTCGACATGGACTTAAAAAAACCGGATGGTTTCGAGTCGCCGTGTCAGGTGAAACTGTTGATGGAAGAGTCATCACAGCACAAGAAATCATTGAAATGGCAGAAACATATGACCCTGAAGTATATGGCGCACGCATCAACTTAGATCATATTCGCGGTTGGTATATTGATTCAGAATTTAAAATGTATGGTGATGTCTTTAGTGTTAAATCCGAAGAAATTACTCTTTTCGGAGAAAAACGCCAAGCTTTATATGTCCAACTTGGTGTTTCTCAGGATTTAGTAGCTATCAATAAGAAAGGGCAAAAAATCTACTCATCAATTGAAATGAATCGAAATTTTGCTGGCAAAGGAAAAGCCTACCTTGTAGGTCTTGCTTGTACTGATAATCCTGCAAGCTTAGGAACTGACGTTCTACAATTTTCTGCCCTATTCGTGTTGAAACATTAA
- a CDS encoding terminase large subunit domain-containing protein, which translates to MAQITLPPLTIPEEDQARILYFAGWTLTDIATRLERPVSTVSAWKTNRKWDSATTFQRLQNGVETRYLMLIYKENKSNADYKELDQLKRHLQDLFFPKDEDAGGGKKKKKRTAKNISPEEFAEIINEAWEGAGFKYQKDFLKESAKHKISMLLKGRQTGLTWSLAIGRCLVRAVNLKHDQIYISASQKQAFQARDYIKRFVKEHTGIELSGVEDIELPNGAKIYFLATNFATAQGYSGDVTVDEYAWMLNFDLLTEVVKACATLKQYTIVMSSTPSMASHPSHNAWKGITESNKAGVKFTKKQTQKGILCDDHTYRKTITVEDAVAGGNELIDIDQLKQLFPDNYHFLYMAEWLKKSNSLFDAATIMRNMVPAFSEWFDYNEHLKRPYEDRPVILGYDPALKKDASAVVVIALPTPEYPFYRVLEKYNFFGNKFEEQAKEIEKLTERFNVVHIGIDTTAIGAAVYPLVKAFFHNTTGKQGTSQLKYLLVTQMQGLFRQNRVKFPIDWTDLFECFMAISLATTRADSVVIETSRSQANAHGDYGWSTMYGIGFYEDITGETHQQEGRGGVL; encoded by the coding sequence ATGGCTCAAATAACTCTCCCCCCTTTAACTATTCCAGAAGAAGATCAGGCAAGGATTCTTTACTTTGCGGGCTGGACTTTAACCGATATTGCAACAAGGTTGGAAAGACCTGTGAGCACGGTTTCAGCGTGGAAAACTAATCGAAAATGGGATAGTGCAACGACATTTCAACGCTTACAAAATGGTGTTGAAACACGTTATTTGATGCTCATTTATAAAGAGAATAAGAGCAATGCTGACTATAAAGAGTTAGATCAGCTTAAAAGGCATTTACAGGATCTCTTCTTTCCTAAAGATGAAGATGCCGGCGGTGGTAAGAAGAAAAAGAAAAGAACTGCTAAAAATATTTCGCCAGAAGAGTTTGCGGAAATTATTAATGAGGCTTGGGAAGGGGCAGGATTCAAGTATCAGAAAGATTTTTTAAAAGAATCTGCAAAGCACAAAATCTCAATGCTGTTGAAAGGCCGTCAAACAGGCCTTACTTGGTCATTGGCGATAGGGCGCTGTTTAGTACGTGCAGTGAACTTAAAGCATGATCAGATTTATATCTCAGCGTCACAGAAGCAAGCTTTCCAAGCTCGTGATTATATTAAGCGATTCGTGAAAGAACACACTGGTATTGAATTATCGGGTGTTGAAGATATTGAATTGCCTAATGGTGCAAAGATTTATTTCTTAGCGACAAACTTTGCGACGGCACAGGGATATTCTGGGGATGTAACAGTTGATGAGTACGCATGGATGCTCAACTTTGATTTGCTCACTGAAGTAGTGAAAGCATGTGCAACGCTAAAGCAATACACCATTGTGATGAGCTCCACACCAAGTATGGCATCGCATCCATCTCATAATGCCTGGAAAGGGATTACAGAAAGTAATAAAGCTGGTGTTAAATTTACGAAGAAACAGACACAAAAAGGGATTCTCTGTGATGATCATACTTATCGTAAAACTATCACGGTTGAAGATGCCGTTGCCGGTGGTAATGAGCTTATTGATATTGATCAGCTTAAACAGTTATTCCCTGATAACTATCATTTCTTGTATATGGCTGAGTGGCTTAAAAAGAGTAATTCACTCTTTGATGCTGCAACAATCATGCGAAACATGGTGCCGGCATTTAGTGAGTGGTTCGATTATAACGAGCACTTAAAGAGGCCGTATGAAGATCGTCCTGTCATTCTTGGATATGATCCAGCACTTAAAAAAGATGCGAGTGCCGTTGTGGTGATTGCGTTACCAACACCTGAATACCCATTCTATCGAGTACTCGAAAAGTACAATTTCTTTGGCAACAAATTTGAAGAGCAAGCAAAAGAGATAGAGAAGCTGACAGAGCGTTTTAATGTTGTACATATCGGTATCGATACAACTGCAATTGGTGCTGCAGTCTATCCATTAGTGAAAGCATTTTTCCATAACACGACAGGGAAGCAGGGAACATCTCAGCTTAAATATTTATTGGTAACTCAAATGCAAGGGCTATTTAGACAAAACAGAGTGAAATTCCCGATTGATTGGACTGATCTTTTTGAGTGCTTTATGGCGATATCGCTCGCAACAACAAGAGCTGATTCAGTCGTTATTGAAACATCAAGGTCACAGGCAAATGCGCATGGCGACTATGGTTGGTCAACGATGTATGGAATTGGATTTTATGAAGATATTACAGGTGAAACTCACCAACAAGAAGGACGTGGAGGCGTTTTATAA
- a CDS encoding phage portal protein, translating into MTNKRKEDEGQIITFGINEEVTEQNIYEMLGFQWDGGHELYYRQPYNYWKLHLASMGAALHETSLNFKTRFATSYFESNSYLRKSEFKKFFYDYMIFGHAYLAINKARLGNVLSLSHLPSFYMRVGKQGGAYLVNPAELNEPMYFPDVLIQKNYDPSQTIYGKPDYLSALPSVSLNQNATAFRIRYYKNGSHAGFILSVNGKISDDLFDDIKTTLSQSKGDGNFKNLLINMPEGNKESVQLIPIADIGAKDEFNLIKRATDRDINAIHRVPPIFMGIAPENAGGFGKPEEYLETFYNNEMLPIFSELEDLNDDLGVKAFVFREYSKKEDI; encoded by the coding sequence ATGACAAATAAACGTAAAGAAGATGAAGGCCAAATCATTACATTTGGTATTAATGAAGAAGTCACAGAGCAAAATATCTATGAGATGTTAGGTTTTCAATGGGATGGTGGTCATGAGCTTTATTACAGACAACCATACAATTATTGGAAGCTTCATCTTGCAAGTATGGGTGCTGCGCTTCATGAAACGAGCTTAAACTTTAAGACTCGCTTTGCTACCTCTTATTTTGAATCTAATTCATATTTAAGAAAGTCTGAGTTTAAGAAGTTCTTCTATGATTATATGATCTTTGGCCATGCTTATTTAGCAATTAACAAAGCTCGATTAGGAAACGTCTTATCGCTTTCTCATCTACCTTCCTTTTATATGCGAGTAGGTAAGCAAGGTGGGGCATATTTGGTGAATCCTGCAGAGCTTAATGAACCGATGTATTTTCCTGATGTACTGATTCAAAAGAACTATGATCCATCGCAAACGATCTACGGTAAGCCTGATTACCTCTCAGCTTTGCCATCTGTAAGCTTGAATCAAAATGCAACGGCCTTTCGCATTCGCTATTATAAAAATGGCTCACATGCAGGGTTTATTTTGTCAGTTAATGGCAAGATTAGTGATGATCTTTTTGATGATATTAAAACAACATTAAGCCAATCAAAAGGTGATGGAAACTTTAAAAATCTGCTGATTAATATGCCTGAAGGTAATAAAGAGAGTGTGCAGCTGATACCAATTGCAGATATTGGTGCAAAAGATGAATTTAATCTCATCAAAAGAGCGACAGATCGGGATATTAACGCAATTCACCGTGTACCGCCTATATTCATGGGTATCGCACCAGAGAATGCTGGTGGGTTTGGGAAGCCAGAAGAGTATTTGGAGACGTTCTACAACAATGAAATGCTACCGATCTTTAGTGAATTAGAAGATTTGAACGATGATTTAGGCGTGAAAGCTTTCGTATTTAGAGAATATTCTAAAAAAGAAGATATATAG
- a CDS encoding tyrosine-protein phosphatase, translated as MSKTIFFEKIVNFRDLAGLKTQDNAVVKEGHVYRSALLDFATSKDLDNLATLAPDVVVDFRTDGEKHGEDILLALDSITYQPKPIGVGNFFSDDQVQALGSLKTEDIDALFIKMYQEFPTHGQMQFKTVFDALLDNERVIYHCSAGKDRTGVMSYLILSALGVHYDDIMDNYLQSNQYAESLHELFANHRVKHNSDPKMTDELAKVFQKVRYVDASYLDTLDRFLIKEYGGVLSYVEKTLLVDTNALKARLLS; from the coding sequence ATGAGTAAAACTATTTTTTTTGAAAAAATTGTCAACTTTCGAGATCTTGCCGGTCTAAAAACGCAAGATAATGCTGTGGTGAAAGAAGGGCATGTTTATCGTAGTGCGTTATTGGATTTTGCGACTTCTAAGGATTTAGATAATCTCGCAACGCTTGCACCAGATGTTGTTGTTGATTTTCGTACAGATGGAGAAAAGCACGGAGAAGATATTCTACTAGCGCTAGATTCAATTACTTATCAACCTAAACCAATTGGCGTTGGGAATTTCTTTAGTGATGATCAAGTCCAAGCTCTAGGATCGTTAAAAACAGAGGATATTGATGCGCTTTTTATTAAGATGTATCAAGAGTTTCCAACCCATGGACAGATGCAGTTTAAAACAGTTTTTGATGCTCTATTGGATAACGAACGAGTCATTTATCATTGTAGTGCCGGAAAGGATCGAACGGGAGTGATGAGTTACCTTATCTTGTCGGCATTAGGGGTGCATTATGATGATATTATGGATAACTACCTTCAATCGAATCAATACGCCGAATCATTACATGAGTTGTTTGCTAATCATCGGGTAAAGCATAATAGTGATCCTAAAATGACAGATGAGTTAGCAAAGGTTTTTCAAAAGGTCCGTTATGTTGATGCAAGTTATTTAGATACATTAGATCGTTTTTTAATAAAGGAATATGGCGGCGTTTTATCTTATGTGGAGAAAACACTACTTGTCGATACCAATGCTTTAAAGGCGCGTTTATTGTCTTAA